From the Pseudodesulfovibrio alkaliphilus genome, one window contains:
- the ettA gene encoding energy-dependent translational throttle protein EttA, translating into MSNDSEKIIYSMYKVTKRHGQREVLKNISLSYFYGAKIGVLGLNGSGKSSLLKILAGVDTEFEGETHVKEGYTVGYLEQEPLVDETRTVREVVEEGVGEIMAIVREYNEINEKFAEPMEADEMDALIERQGRVQEMMDAKGAWDIDSKLDMAMDSLRCPPPDTPVSVISGGERRRVALCRLLLQAPDILLLDEPTNHLDADSVAWLEKFLSQFPGTVIAVTHDRYFLDNVAGWILELDRGRGIPWKGNYSSWLEQKQNRLNQESKAESERQKTLERELEWIRMSPKGRRAKGKARINAYESMLSHESQRLADDLQIYIPPGPHLGKQVVVAEHVTKSMGDKLLVEDMNFILPPNAIVGIVGPNGAGKSTLFKMIVGEEKPDSGEMILGSTVKLAYADQNRASLVPGKTVYEIISEGAEFIKLGDREINARAYCSRFNFAGQDQQKHVDVLSGGERNRVHLAQMLKSGANVLLLDEPTNDLDVNTMRALEDGLDNFAGCVLVISHDRWFLDRVATHIIAFEGDSRAVFVEGNYSDYVQDRKKRLGVDADQPHRIKFRRLTR; encoded by the coding sequence ATGAGCAACGATTCGGAAAAAATCATCTACTCCATGTACAAGGTGACCAAGCGTCACGGACAGCGTGAGGTACTGAAGAACATATCCCTGTCCTACTTCTATGGTGCCAAGATCGGCGTACTTGGTCTCAACGGTTCGGGCAAAAGCTCGCTGCTCAAGATCCTGGCGGGTGTTGACACGGAGTTCGAAGGCGAAACCCACGTCAAGGAAGGGTACACCGTGGGCTACCTGGAGCAGGAGCCGTTGGTGGACGAGACCCGCACCGTGCGCGAGGTGGTCGAGGAGGGCGTGGGCGAGATCATGGCCATCGTCCGCGAATACAATGAGATCAACGAGAAGTTCGCCGAACCCATGGAGGCGGATGAGATGGACGCTCTCATCGAGCGCCAGGGTCGGGTCCAGGAGATGATGGATGCCAAGGGTGCTTGGGATATCGATTCCAAGCTCGACATGGCCATGGACTCCCTGCGCTGCCCGCCGCCCGACACGCCGGTCTCGGTCATCTCCGGCGGCGAGCGTCGTCGTGTGGCCCTGTGTCGTCTGTTGCTCCAGGCCCCGGACATCCTGCTCCTCGACGAGCCCACCAACCACCTCGACGCCGATTCCGTGGCCTGGCTGGAGAAATTCCTCTCTCAGTTTCCGGGCACGGTTATCGCCGTGACCCATGACCGCTACTTTCTCGACAACGTGGCGGGCTGGATTTTGGAACTGGATCGTGGCCGGGGCATACCTTGGAAGGGCAATTACTCCTCCTGGCTCGAGCAAAAGCAGAACCGTCTCAATCAGGAGAGCAAGGCCGAGTCCGAGCGTCAGAAGACCCTGGAGCGTGAGCTGGAGTGGATACGCATGTCTCCCAAGGGCCGCAGGGCCAAAGGCAAGGCGCGCATCAATGCCTACGAATCCATGCTCAGCCACGAGAGCCAGCGGTTGGCCGACGATCTGCAAATCTACATCCCGCCGGGACCGCACCTCGGCAAGCAGGTGGTGGTGGCCGAGCATGTGACCAAGTCCATGGGCGACAAGCTTCTGGTGGAGGACATGAACTTCATTCTGCCGCCCAATGCCATCGTCGGCATTGTCGGCCCCAACGGCGCGGGCAAATCCACGCTCTTCAAGATGATCGTGGGCGAGGAGAAGCCCGATTCAGGCGAGATGATCCTTGGTTCCACGGTCAAACTGGCCTACGCCGACCAGAATCGCGCCTCGCTCGTCCCTGGCAAGACCGTGTACGAGATCATCAGCGAAGGAGCGGAGTTCATCAAACTGGGCGATCGCGAGATCAACGCCCGGGCCTATTGCTCGCGTTTCAATTTTGCCGGGCAGGACCAGCAAAAACACGTGGATGTCCTCTCCGGCGGCGAGCGCAACCGTGTCCACCTGGCCCAAATGCTCAAGTCCGGTGCCAACGTGCTGCTGCTCGACGAGCCCACCAACGACCTGGACGTGAACACCATGCGCGCCCTGGAAGACGGGTTGGACAACTTTGCGGGCTGCGTGCTGGTCATCAGCCATGACCGTTGGTTCCTGGACCGTGTGGCCACACACATCATCGCCTTTGAGGGCGATTCCCGCGCCGTCTTTGTGGAAGGCAACTACAGCGACTATGTACAGGACCGCAAGAAACGGCTGGGCGTGGACGCTGACCAGCCCCACCGGATCAAGTTCCGCAGACTGACCCGCTGA